The Procambarus clarkii isolate CNS0578487 chromosome 50, FALCON_Pclarkii_2.0, whole genome shotgun sequence sequence agcagggagtcggggacgcatgagcagagcggggagtcagggacgcctgagcagagcaggAAGTTGGGGGCGCCTGAGCAGAGCAGGGAGTCggagacgcctgagcagagcagggagttggagacgcctgagcagagcggggagtcggagaCGCCTGAGAAGagtggggagtcggggacgcctgagcagagcaggGAGTCGGGGGTGCCTGAGCAGAGCACGGTGTCaatggcaccggagcagagcgcggtgtcgcaGGCCCCAGAGCAGAGCACAGTAtcggggacgccgcagcagagtgcggtccctggcaaaggaACACAAACATAACAAGACCCTAAAATcagttggtattacaaatgggcaaCCTGTAAACATGGGATATCGGGAAGAGCAAATGGAACATGCatgtacgatcaccctagaacttgcagaaacctcctcaatacaggtaaatgtaccaaaagctgcgaattctttcacccagaagcttgcaagaactctttggacaggaaagagtgcttcaatgctgaatgtccagcttttcatataagaggtaccaagcaaataaaaccgacagaccgccactatgaaaacagccactactccatcgactgggataattttttagcaagaggaggaggagaagaatggctgaaaatgaccagactctaccaccaactcggtcaaatgctagagaggacgcaaacacagtggcctccttaccagagccttagatattaacaccaagtaaggcatccagcacttccactaacacgataacatcatttatatttgccaacatccagggtataaaaacacgcaaatccaacaaagttcactttatagatggtctccttcatgaggcaaatgcattgtttgcagccctaacagaaacccacacaaaggactaccataatggtgaaatatggatctcagagtacaatctttttagATGTgagaggaaacaccggcttcagggtggggtcagcctctacgtcaaagacacactcatctgtactgagctgctaaacacctcaaatgatatggtggaagtgctgataatcaaaatagagatcctaaatgtagttattgtccttgcatataagtcaccggaggcaaaccctcagcagtttaaagaccaactaatgaaaatagaacactgcttggaaaacctcgcaaatccagctccgaacatcatcctgcttggggacttcaacctacgacacctgaaatggaagcacctggctaatacagtaatatcagaaagaataccaggaagtagcctaaatgaacaggcacatggaaatgacctgctacgaatgtgtgacaggtttgccttaaaccagcaaatagtagaaccaactaggaaggagaacacgctggacctcattttcactaataatgatgaattgatcaggaacataatgattacaaatacctgttactcagatcacaacttaattgaagttatgacaaccatggggaatagaccatcaaaaccagtccagattctaggtggaggagatttcagcaaattcaacttcaataataaacagataaactgggagcaaataaaccaggacttcacagaaataaactgggaagatcaGCTAGAaagtgcaaacctgaaccagtgcctggaaaaaataagctcagtagcactaaaaatatgttcaaaccgcatacccctaagaaaaaaagaggacgagatgcagattggaacgggaacgtcgttccctatataggcgaagaaaacgaatcgcggagcaacttgagagtcgcaccctatctcaagaacggcgaagaaggttaggtagagaaatagaaacaattgaactcaagctacaagaatcatacaaaacccaggagaggcaaagagagcaaaagctcatcagtgaattagagaaaaatccgaaatattttttctcctatgcaaaatcaggatcaaaaaccacatctagtatcgggcccctgcgaaagggagaaggaactttcaccgatgacaacaaagaaatgagtgagcTACTGAGGAAACAGTatgactgttttcagcgagccattaaacgcactaaagattgataactcaaatgaatttttcatggatatgataccaacatcaaatcatatatcagacgtcaccctatccccactggattttgaagaagccataaacagtatgcctatgcactctgcaccaggcccggattcttggaactccatattcatcaagaacggtaaaaaaccactatcgcaggccctccacattctgtggagacaaagcctagatactggtgttatccctgatatactaaaaacagcagagatagcaccacttcataaaggaggaaatatggcagaggcaaaaaattacagaccgatagcactaacatcgcacatcataaaattttttgagagagtgctaagaagtaagatcacaaaatccaTGGAAtctcagcatctccataaccccggacaacatggtttcagaacagtgcgctcttgcctgtcccagttgctggaccactatgatatggcattagatgatatggaagacaaacaaaacgcggatgtaatttacacagatttcgcaaaagcttttgataaatgtgaccatggtgttattgcacgtaaaatgcgttcaaaaggaattaccggaaaaataggcagatggatctacaatttactGACTAACAGaataaataaaatccagcccatcaaccgtgaagagctcagtcccccagggtactgtgcttgctccagtactttttctcatcctcttatcggacatagacaagaacataacctatagcactgtatcatcctttgcagatgacactaggatcttcatgagagtaggcaacatagaggacacggcaaacctccaatcagatgtagatcaggtctttctatgggctacagaaaataatatggtgtttaacgaacataagttccagctcatgcgctatggaaaaaataaaaatataaaaacggaaaccacgtacaaaactcaggcaaatcataacatagaacgaaaaggcaatgtaaaggatctgggtgtactcatgtcggaagaccttacctttaaagaacacaataaagtagccgtcacaattgcaagaaaaatgacaggttggataacaagaacttttcacactagagatgctaaaccgatgatgatacttttcaaaacgcttgtgctctctagagtggagtactgctgcacaatgacagcccctttcaaagctggagaaattgctgacctggagagtgtgcagagatcctttactgctagaatccactcagtaaaacatctaaactattgggaccgactaaagagcctaaatctgtactcccttgagcacaggcgggagagatacataataatttacacgtggaaaatattagaggggctggtcccaaacctgcacacagaaatgagaacacatcacatgagaccagaaaacatggcaggatgtgcagaatacccccgttgaaaagcagaggtgcaacaggtactctgagagagaactctatcaacatcagaggcccgagactgttcaacacacttccgctacacataagggacataactggcaaacccctcacagtgttcaagagagaactggataagcacctccaaaggatacctgatcaaccaggctgtgactcatacgttagactgcgagcagccgcgtccaatagcctggttgatcagtccagcaaccaggaggcctggtcgacgaccgggctgcggggacggtaagccccggaagcacctcaaggtaaggacccggttggcatattatttgggtgataTCGTCAGCGtacgtgatgtattctccatgttggggttggggtaggtcacctgcaaatatgttgaatagagtgggggagaggcagcttccttgtggtactccacttttcagttctattattcagtcacccaagtagctgccgatattgagcctagcagttctgttgtctataaagctgcagataGTAGCTGTAAATCTCACAGGGAATCCTAGCTcatatatcttatattttaggcctgtgtgccataCTTTTTCGAAGGCTTTCGAAACGtttctaagcactatattacactgatcttttttcgacactgcgttggctatatgctcgtagatcagggctattgCTGTATTGGGCCCTCTGCGGTTCCTAAACCCTTCCTGCCTGGTGTAATACTtctcctcttccatgtacttcacaagtctctgactgattattttttcaaatattttgcctcgtacttcgaggagggaaattggcctgtaattttcagtttgggttgggggtttacctggcttgggcaTTAATcctattgtggcattcttgaagtatgtggggaatagttcAGATGCAAGAGCTGTATTTACTATACaagtgtattgatggagtgcaatcactggtaggttggataataccatcttatttatcttgCTGTTGCCCAGCGCCGTGTTCTTGgaacccataattgttttatggacctctgcaatggttatgtgtttcataaggtggcagtcattgcagatgttgttaaggtctattgtttgcgtcgggagtagtgcttCAGCTCAGTTAacgacttgagttgtaatttccctttcaataATGGGGCAA is a genomic window containing:
- the LOC138351719 gene encoding uncharacterized protein, giving the protein MMEIPDKTPAENRESLINACIAISNVFKQTVHDTKVQPDAAHSSVAAAPEQSRESGTHEQSGESGTPEQSRKLGAPEQSRESETPEQSRELETPEQSGESETPEKSGESGTPEQSRESGVPEQSTVSMAPEQSAVSQAPEQSTVSGTPQQSAVPGKGTQT